In Musa acuminata AAA Group cultivar baxijiao chromosome BXJ2-10, Cavendish_Baxijiao_AAA, whole genome shotgun sequence, a genomic segment contains:
- the LOC104000104 gene encoding uncharacterized protein LOC104000104 isoform X1: MAALPTFSSACSLPRSLPVPPASIRRSGFRCGSIFGDNEDYYVDEPESAGDGFFFSGGKYSDGPSRSDEWFAQGKMVKAYPVYGGKGKAKDPVFGLTLGAGSQSEADLFRWFCVEAGSSLNPKVILVHGFPSQAYSYRKVLPVLSEDHHAIAFDWLGTLLQIQVPWNYCCFGFSDKPQPRYGFDYTLDAAEYVSALGSLVDVLVPDKFSLVVQGYFSPVVLKYASCHQEKLTDLVLINPPLMENHVKLPSSLALFSNFLLGLIISQDPLSASDRALTSCGPYMMKEEDAMVYRRPYLTSGSSGFALNALSGAMKKELKAYVEAMRTTLASETWKTRTTICWGMRDRWLRYDGVEEFCKASNHKLVELAMAGHHVQEDSGEELGRIISQIISKRK; encoded by the exons ATGGCGGCCCTGCCCACCTTCTCCTCCGCCTGCTCTCTTCCTCGGTCGCTCCCCGTCCCCCCCGCCAGCATCAGGAGGTCCGGATTCCGCTGCGGATCCATCTTCGGTGATAACGAG GATTACTATGTGGACGAGCCGGAATCGGCCGGGGATGGGTTCTTTTTCAGCGGAG GAAAATACTCGGACGGGCCGAGCCGATCTGATGAATGGTTTGCTCAAGGAAAAATG GTAAAAGCTTATCCTGTGTATGGCGGAAAAGGGAAAGCAAAGGATCCAGTTTTTGGTCTTACTTTGGGTGCTGGTTCACAGTCTGAAGCAGACTTATTCAG ATGGTTCTGTGTGGAAGCCGGAAGTTCATTGAACCCTAAAGTTATTTTAGTTCATGGTTTTCCATCACAG GCATACTCATATCGTAAAGTTCTTCCCGTGCTGTCTGAAGATCATCATGCCATTGCTTTTGATTGGCTTGGTACGCTACTGCAGATTCAAGTCCCTTGGAATTATTGTT GTTTTGGGTTTTCTGATAAGCCTCAGCCTAGATATGGATTCGACTATACTTTGGATG ctgcagaatatgtttcGGCTCTGGGATCGCTTGTCGATGTCCTTGTTCCAGATAAATTTTCCTTGGTTGTTCAG ggctATTTTTCTCCTGTAGTTCTTAAATATGCTAGCTGTCATCAAGAAAAACTGACAGATCTTGTACTCATAAATCCCCCT CTGATGGAGAATCATGTGAAGCTGCCCTCATCCTTGGCTCTGTTCAGCAACTTTTTGTTGGGTCTAATTATCTCCCAG GATCCTCTCAGTGCTAGTGATAGGGCATTGACCAGTTGTGGACCATACATGATGAAAGAAGAAGATGCGATGGTTTACAGAAGGCCATACCTCACTTCTGGTTCTTCTGGTTTTGCTCTAAATGCATTAAGTGGAGCCATGAAGAAGGAGCTGAAG GCTTATGTTGAAGCCATGAGGACAACACTAGCTAGTGAGACATGGAAAACTCGCACCACAATTTGCTGGGGTATGAGAGATCGTTGGCTAAGGTATGATGGTGTCGAGGAATTTTGCAAAGCTTCAAATCACAAGCTGGTGGAGCTCGCTatg GCAGGGCATCATGTTCAGGAGGACTCAGGTGAAGAACTTGGTAGGATCATATCACAAATTATCAGCAAGAGAAAATAA
- the LOC104000104 gene encoding uncharacterized protein LOC104000104 isoform X3, with protein sequence MAALPTFSSACSLPRSLPVPPASIRRSGFRCGSIFGDNEDYYVDEPESAGDGFFFSGGKYSDGPSRSDEWFAQGKMVKAYPVYGGKGKAKDPVFGLTLGAGSQSEADLFRWFCVEAGSSLNPKVILVHGFPSQAYSYRKVLPVLSEDHHAIAFDWLGFGFSDKPQPRYGFDYTLDAAEYVSALGSLVDVLVPDKFSLVVQGYFSPVVLKYASCHQEKLTDLVLINPPLMENHVKLPSSLALFSNFLLGLIISQDPLSASDRALTSCGPYMMKEEDAMVYRRPYLTSGSSGFALNALSGAMKKELKAYVEAMRTTLASETWKTRTTICWGMRDRWLRYDGVEEFCKASNHKLVELAMAGHHVQEDSGEELGRIISQIISKRK encoded by the exons ATGGCGGCCCTGCCCACCTTCTCCTCCGCCTGCTCTCTTCCTCGGTCGCTCCCCGTCCCCCCCGCCAGCATCAGGAGGTCCGGATTCCGCTGCGGATCCATCTTCGGTGATAACGAG GATTACTATGTGGACGAGCCGGAATCGGCCGGGGATGGGTTCTTTTTCAGCGGAG GAAAATACTCGGACGGGCCGAGCCGATCTGATGAATGGTTTGCTCAAGGAAAAATG GTAAAAGCTTATCCTGTGTATGGCGGAAAAGGGAAAGCAAAGGATCCAGTTTTTGGTCTTACTTTGGGTGCTGGTTCACAGTCTGAAGCAGACTTATTCAG ATGGTTCTGTGTGGAAGCCGGAAGTTCATTGAACCCTAAAGTTATTTTAGTTCATGGTTTTCCATCACAG GCATACTCATATCGTAAAGTTCTTCCCGTGCTGTCTGAAGATCATCATGCCATTGCTTTTGATTGGCTTG GTTTTGGGTTTTCTGATAAGCCTCAGCCTAGATATGGATTCGACTATACTTTGGATG ctgcagaatatgtttcGGCTCTGGGATCGCTTGTCGATGTCCTTGTTCCAGATAAATTTTCCTTGGTTGTTCAG ggctATTTTTCTCCTGTAGTTCTTAAATATGCTAGCTGTCATCAAGAAAAACTGACAGATCTTGTACTCATAAATCCCCCT CTGATGGAGAATCATGTGAAGCTGCCCTCATCCTTGGCTCTGTTCAGCAACTTTTTGTTGGGTCTAATTATCTCCCAG GATCCTCTCAGTGCTAGTGATAGGGCATTGACCAGTTGTGGACCATACATGATGAAAGAAGAAGATGCGATGGTTTACAGAAGGCCATACCTCACTTCTGGTTCTTCTGGTTTTGCTCTAAATGCATTAAGTGGAGCCATGAAGAAGGAGCTGAAG GCTTATGTTGAAGCCATGAGGACAACACTAGCTAGTGAGACATGGAAAACTCGCACCACAATTTGCTGGGGTATGAGAGATCGTTGGCTAAGGTATGATGGTGTCGAGGAATTTTGCAAAGCTTCAAATCACAAGCTGGTGGAGCTCGCTatg GCAGGGCATCATGTTCAGGAGGACTCAGGTGAAGAACTTGGTAGGATCATATCACAAATTATCAGCAAGAGAAAATAA
- the LOC104000104 gene encoding uncharacterized protein LOC104000104 isoform X4 has product MAALPTFSSACSLPRSLPVPPASIRRSGFRCGSIFGDNEDYYVDEPESAGDGFFFSGGKYSDGPSRSDEWFAQGKMVKAYPVYGGKGKAKDPVFGLTLGAGSQSEADLFRWFCVEAGSSLNPKVILVHGFPSQAYSYRKVLPVLSEDHHAIAFDWLGFGFSDKPQPRYGFDYTLDEYVSALGSLVDVLVPDKFSLVVQGYFSPVVLKYASCHQEKLTDLVLINPPLMENHVKLPSSLALFSNFLLGLIISQDPLSASDRALTSCGPYMMKEEDAMVYRRPYLTSGSSGFALNALSGAMKKELKAYVEAMRTTLASETWKTRTTICWGMRDRWLRYDGVEEFCKASNHKLVELAMAGHHVQEDSGEELGRIISQIISKRK; this is encoded by the exons ATGGCGGCCCTGCCCACCTTCTCCTCCGCCTGCTCTCTTCCTCGGTCGCTCCCCGTCCCCCCCGCCAGCATCAGGAGGTCCGGATTCCGCTGCGGATCCATCTTCGGTGATAACGAG GATTACTATGTGGACGAGCCGGAATCGGCCGGGGATGGGTTCTTTTTCAGCGGAG GAAAATACTCGGACGGGCCGAGCCGATCTGATGAATGGTTTGCTCAAGGAAAAATG GTAAAAGCTTATCCTGTGTATGGCGGAAAAGGGAAAGCAAAGGATCCAGTTTTTGGTCTTACTTTGGGTGCTGGTTCACAGTCTGAAGCAGACTTATTCAG ATGGTTCTGTGTGGAAGCCGGAAGTTCATTGAACCCTAAAGTTATTTTAGTTCATGGTTTTCCATCACAG GCATACTCATATCGTAAAGTTCTTCCCGTGCTGTCTGAAGATCATCATGCCATTGCTTTTGATTGGCTTG GTTTTGGGTTTTCTGATAAGCCTCAGCCTAGATATGGATTCGACTATACTTTGGATG aatatgtttcGGCTCTGGGATCGCTTGTCGATGTCCTTGTTCCAGATAAATTTTCCTTGGTTGTTCAG ggctATTTTTCTCCTGTAGTTCTTAAATATGCTAGCTGTCATCAAGAAAAACTGACAGATCTTGTACTCATAAATCCCCCT CTGATGGAGAATCATGTGAAGCTGCCCTCATCCTTGGCTCTGTTCAGCAACTTTTTGTTGGGTCTAATTATCTCCCAG GATCCTCTCAGTGCTAGTGATAGGGCATTGACCAGTTGTGGACCATACATGATGAAAGAAGAAGATGCGATGGTTTACAGAAGGCCATACCTCACTTCTGGTTCTTCTGGTTTTGCTCTAAATGCATTAAGTGGAGCCATGAAGAAGGAGCTGAAG GCTTATGTTGAAGCCATGAGGACAACACTAGCTAGTGAGACATGGAAAACTCGCACCACAATTTGCTGGGGTATGAGAGATCGTTGGCTAAGGTATGATGGTGTCGAGGAATTTTGCAAAGCTTCAAATCACAAGCTGGTGGAGCTCGCTatg GCAGGGCATCATGTTCAGGAGGACTCAGGTGAAGAACTTGGTAGGATCATATCACAAATTATCAGCAAGAGAAAATAA
- the LOC104000104 gene encoding uncharacterized protein LOC104000104 isoform X2, which translates to MAALPTFSSACSLPRSLPVPPASIRRSGFRCGSIFGDNEDYYVDEPESAGDGFFFSGGKYSDGPSRSDEWFAQGKMVKAYPVYGGKGKAKDPVFGLTLGAGSQSEADLFRWFCVEAGSSLNPKVILVHGFPSQAYSYRKVLPVLSEDHHAIAFDWLGTLLQIQVPWNYCCFGFSDKPQPRYGFDYTLDEYVSALGSLVDVLVPDKFSLVVQGYFSPVVLKYASCHQEKLTDLVLINPPLMENHVKLPSSLALFSNFLLGLIISQDPLSASDRALTSCGPYMMKEEDAMVYRRPYLTSGSSGFALNALSGAMKKELKAYVEAMRTTLASETWKTRTTICWGMRDRWLRYDGVEEFCKASNHKLVELAMAGHHVQEDSGEELGRIISQIISKRK; encoded by the exons ATGGCGGCCCTGCCCACCTTCTCCTCCGCCTGCTCTCTTCCTCGGTCGCTCCCCGTCCCCCCCGCCAGCATCAGGAGGTCCGGATTCCGCTGCGGATCCATCTTCGGTGATAACGAG GATTACTATGTGGACGAGCCGGAATCGGCCGGGGATGGGTTCTTTTTCAGCGGAG GAAAATACTCGGACGGGCCGAGCCGATCTGATGAATGGTTTGCTCAAGGAAAAATG GTAAAAGCTTATCCTGTGTATGGCGGAAAAGGGAAAGCAAAGGATCCAGTTTTTGGTCTTACTTTGGGTGCTGGTTCACAGTCTGAAGCAGACTTATTCAG ATGGTTCTGTGTGGAAGCCGGAAGTTCATTGAACCCTAAAGTTATTTTAGTTCATGGTTTTCCATCACAG GCATACTCATATCGTAAAGTTCTTCCCGTGCTGTCTGAAGATCATCATGCCATTGCTTTTGATTGGCTTGGTACGCTACTGCAGATTCAAGTCCCTTGGAATTATTGTT GTTTTGGGTTTTCTGATAAGCCTCAGCCTAGATATGGATTCGACTATACTTTGGATG aatatgtttcGGCTCTGGGATCGCTTGTCGATGTCCTTGTTCCAGATAAATTTTCCTTGGTTGTTCAG ggctATTTTTCTCCTGTAGTTCTTAAATATGCTAGCTGTCATCAAGAAAAACTGACAGATCTTGTACTCATAAATCCCCCT CTGATGGAGAATCATGTGAAGCTGCCCTCATCCTTGGCTCTGTTCAGCAACTTTTTGTTGGGTCTAATTATCTCCCAG GATCCTCTCAGTGCTAGTGATAGGGCATTGACCAGTTGTGGACCATACATGATGAAAGAAGAAGATGCGATGGTTTACAGAAGGCCATACCTCACTTCTGGTTCTTCTGGTTTTGCTCTAAATGCATTAAGTGGAGCCATGAAGAAGGAGCTGAAG GCTTATGTTGAAGCCATGAGGACAACACTAGCTAGTGAGACATGGAAAACTCGCACCACAATTTGCTGGGGTATGAGAGATCGTTGGCTAAGGTATGATGGTGTCGAGGAATTTTGCAAAGCTTCAAATCACAAGCTGGTGGAGCTCGCTatg GCAGGGCATCATGTTCAGGAGGACTCAGGTGAAGAACTTGGTAGGATCATATCACAAATTATCAGCAAGAGAAAATAA